One Leishmania panamensis strain MHOM/PA/94/PSC-1 chromosome 24 sequence genomic region harbors:
- a CDS encoding histone deacetylase, putative (TriTrypDB/GeneDB-style sysID: LpmP.24.1340) encodes MRPSRVRALHALVHSLGLDDAECMTVCHARPATAEEMGTFHRGAYLECLRQAPVICGNPLDEMSLAFQKEFDVPFASQEGDCPLFPEVWSLVSSQAGASLACAEALLRGDATVAMNWAGGMHHAAAAHASGFCFVNDIVLCIRRLLRHYQRVLYIDLDVHHGDGVEGAFYGNHRVMTLSLHQFGNGFFPGTGDYPTRETADSFAINVPLPTRTGDAAYLLSFRTALSSVVQCFDPEAMVVQCGADTIVGDLIGRLCVTTLAHTQCVANVLSFERPTVLLGGGGYHVFHTARCWAIHTATALGRTAAQLPLYIPRTDPYYMDYRQECTPKRPTLHVFLDPDVDDPLPLGDSLAFWRQLCLSIQWQMRTARLVRQGFSRTVQLCRQRRAALLRQFASQEAGKESGVGVSGPKRPRSAATTDRSGEEGAEDRVFSG; translated from the coding sequence ATGCGACCGtctcgtgtgcgtgcgctgcacGCGCTTGTTCATTCCTTGGGCCTCGACGATGCAGAGTGTATGACGGTGTGCCATGCTCGTCCGGCAACGGCAGAGGAGATGGGGACGTTTCACCGCGGCGCATACTTGGAGTGTCTGCGGCAGGCGCCGGTCATTTGCGGGAATCCGCTGGACGAGATGTCCCTCGCCTTTCAGAAGGAATTTGACGTCCCGTTCGCGTCTCAGGAGGGCGACTGTCCTCTCTTCCCGGAGGTATGGTCGCTGGTGTCCAGCCAAGCTGGTGCCTCGCTTGCCTGTGCAGAGGCCCTCTTGCGCGGCGATGCTACAGTGGCGATGAACTGGGCCGGCGGCATGCatcacgccgctgctgcccacgcAAGCGGGTTCTGCTTTGTGAATGACATTGTGCTGTGCATCCGCCGGCTTCTGCGGCACTACCAGCGCGTTCTCTACATTGACCTGGATGTGCATCACGGGGACGGCGTGGAGGGGGCCTTTTATGGCAATCACCGCGTGATGACACTCTCGCTTCACCAGTTCGGCAACGGCTTTTTCCCCGGCACCGGCGACTATCCAACACGTGAGACAGCTGACAGCTTCGCTATCAACGTCCCACTACCCACGCGGACGGGAGACGCCGCTTACCTCTTATCTTTCCGCACTGCACTGTCCAGCGTGGTTCAGTGTTTCGATCCGGAGGCGATGGTCGTGCAGTGCGGCGCCGACACCATAGTAGGCGACCTCATTGGGCGACTTTGCGTGACTACgttggcgcacacgcagtgTGTGGCCAATGTGCTGTCATTTGAGCGACCGACGGTACTGCTTGGAGGAGGCGGTTACCACGTGTTCCACACGGCCCGCTGCTGGGCGAtccacaccgccaccgcgcttGGTCGCACAGCCGCACAGCTACCCTTGTACATCCCGCGCACGGACCCCTACTACATGGATTACCGGCAAGAATGCACGCCAAAGCGGCCGACGCTGCACGTATTTCTCGACCCTGACGTTGATGACCCACTGCCGCTGGGGGACAGCTTGGCGTTCTGGCGTCAACTGTGTCTCAGCATCCAGTGGCAGATGCGCACTGCCCGCCTTGTGAGGCAAGGGTTTTCTCGCACAGTACAGCTTTGCCGGCAGAGACGGGCAGCGTTGCTGCGGCAGTTCGCCTCGCAAGAGGCAGGGAAAGAATCTGGTGTCGGTGTTAGCGGTCCTAAGCGCCCCCGCTCAGCAGCTACAACGGACCgcagtggcgaggagggggcggaggacAGAGTGTTCTCGGGGTGA
- a CDS encoding hypothetical protein (TriTrypDB/GeneDB-style sysID: LpmP.24.1350), with translation MAALCVGEDFCEEFTCAVCLDSWKDPIELTPCGHIFCKACAQDLKECPVCRKKIDLMKTPNRTLVNMAKQIRVKCMRCEWKGTREQGMSHVCGNASASLPSQPSRPSSVTTQPPQQHPTAANFPSPYTQQLPYSGYGSPPLQTLQQGQINSSLWQSGAPTQPPQQSAGYSSSHANAYPGAAPSLGSGNAGGQGGYPSSNNYWSQTEVSYTGYNKQPPPSRSPQTRYQVIEPTGPRPWTLYGLDQAEYDQIVSLFVFFDDDDSGMLDRNEVGRLARWLNFANTPQGVKQIFDDMDFDHSGRLSLGEFLTWLRHNKPNPKTLYGLTQSQYNTIMMQFRMYDTNQDGCLEMGEFTRLVQNLGDVRDTATAQRLFQMIDRDRDGAISLHEFLIFRAGKG, from the coding sequence ATGGCTGCTCTCTGTGTCGGCGAGGACTTCTGCGAGGAGTTCACCTGTGCGGTGTGTCTTGACTCGTGGAAGGACCCCATCGAGCTGACGCCGTGTGGGCACATCTTCTGCAAGGCGTGTGCGCAAGACCTGAAGGAGTGTCCGGTGTGCCGCAAGAAGATCGACCTCATGAAAACACCGAACCGCACACTAGTCAACATGGCGAAGCAGATTCGAGTCAAGTGCATGCGGTGTGAGTGGAAGGGGACGCGCGAGCAAGGGATGAGCCATGTATGCGGGAATGCGAGCGCCAGCCTGCCGAGCCAGCCATCGCGGCCATCTTCGGTTACCAcgcagccaccacagcagcaccccacTGCGGCCAATTTTCCCTCCCCAtacacgcagcagctgccgtacTCTGGCTACGGGtcacctccgctgcagaCACTGCAGCAGGGGCAGATCAATTCGAGCCTGTGGCAGAGCGGTGCTCCGACGCAGCCTCCGCAGCAGTCGGCGGGATACTCGTCGAGCCACGCCAACGCTTACCCAGGTGCCGCCCCGTctctcggcagcggcaatgcAGGCGGTCAGGGCGGCTACCCCTCCTCGAACAACTACTGGAGTCAGACTGAGGTGAGCTACACCGGCTACAATAAACAGCCGCCCCCGTCACGCTCGCCGCAGACACGCTACCAGGTGATCGAGCCGACAGGCCCGCGCCCGTGGACGCTGTACGGATTGGACCAGGCCGAATACGACCAGATCgtgtctctcttcgttttcttcgacgatgacgacagcggcaTGCTGGACCGCAATGAGGTAGGCCGTCTCGCACGGTGGCTGAACTTTGCGAACACACCACAGGGCGTGAAGCAGATCTTTGACGATATGGACTTTGACCACAGCGGAAGGCTTTCCCTCGGCGAGTTCCTGACGTGGCTGCGGCACAACAAGCCGAACCCGAAGACCCTCTACGGTCTCACGCAGTCGCAGTACAACACAATCATGATGCAGTTTCGCATGTACGACACGAATCAGGACGGGTGCCTAGAGATGGGGGAGTTTACCCGACTGGTGCAGAATCTCGGCGACGTGCGCGACACTGCGACAGCGCAGCGTCTGTTCCAGATGATCGACCGGGATCGCGATGGAGCCATCAGCCTACACGAGTTCCTTATTTTTCGAGCGGGGAAGGGCTAG